The genomic stretch ATAGAAATCACTGCGTGACCGCCATAAAGATCTAAATATTCAGTATTATTTTCATCGTACACATACACATCTTTTGCGGAAACTGGTGTAATATTGAATAGTGGATATACATTAAATAAACTCATGATTTTCGGTGTTAAAAAAAGTTGGCTTTTAGTTGTAATCCTTCAGTTTCGTCAAAACCAAACAACAAATTCATATTCTGAACTGCCTGGCCAGAAGCACCTTTTAAAAGGTTATCAATAATACTTGTAATTAGTAATTTGTCTTCGTGTTTGTGCAAATGAAGCAAGCATTTATTAGTGTTTACTACTTGTTTTAAATGGATTTCTTCATCGCTCACGAAAGTGAATTTTGCATCTTTATAAAAATCTGAATACAGTTTTTTAGCTTCTTCCAAATTTCCTTCAAATTTTGTGTATGCTGTTGCGAAAATTCCTCTACTAAAATTCCCTCTATTTGGCATAAAGTTGATTTCGGAATTAAAATCAGTTTGCAATTGTTGTACAGTTTGATGAATTTCTCCTAAATGTTGATGTGTAAAAGGTTTGTAATGCGAAAAATTAGTGTCTCTCCACGTAAAATGTGTCGTTTTCGATAACGAAGTTCCTGCGCCAGTTGCGCCAGTAACCGCATTTATATGAACATCATTTTTCAACAATTCATGATGTGCTAAAGGCAATAGTGCAAGTTGAATTGCGGAAGCAAAACAACCTGGATTTGCAATATAGTGTGCTTTTTTAATCGCTTCTTTTTGCAATTCTGGCAATCCGTACACAAAGATTTTGTCTTTAAAAATTGCATCTTTTTGCAATCTAAAATCATTACTGAGATCGATGATTTTAGTAGTTTCTGAAAATGTATGTTTTGCTAAGAATGCTTTCGAATTTCCATGTCCTAAACATAGAAAAAGCACATCAATAGTTGTGTCAATTGAATTGGAAAAAATCATTTCTGTATCTCCAACTAAATCTTGATGCACACTACTAATTTTGTTGCCAGCATTGGAAGTACTGAACACAAAGTTGATGTTGACTTTTGAATGATGCAACAATAATCTAATCAATTCTCCAGCCGTATATCCTGCGCCGCCAATAATTCCTGCTTGTATCATGATTCAGCGTTTACTTGTTGATAAATTTTATTTTGATTCCCAATAATCTTGATAAATCCTTTTGCTTCATCGGCGGTCCAGCCAGAATTTACTTCGCCATAACTTCCAAATTTGGCATTCATTAAATCGTGTTTTGATTCAATTCCGTCTAATGTAAAATGATACGGTTTGAGTGTTATAAAAACATCGCCAGAAACTTTTGCTTGACTACTTTGTAAAAAAGCTTCCATATCTCGCATTACAGGATCTAAATAGTGTCCTTCGTGCAAATGCATTCCATAAAAATTAGCCAGATAATCCTTGTGTTGCAATTGCCATTTGGTCAACGTATGTTTTTCTAATAAATGATGCGCTTTTATGCTAATAAT from Kordia antarctica encodes the following:
- the argC gene encoding N-acetyl-gamma-glutamyl-phosphate reductase — its product is MIQAGIIGGAGYTAGELIRLLLHHSKVNINFVFSTSNAGNKISSVHQDLVGDTEMIFSNSIDTTIDVLFLCLGHGNSKAFLAKHTFSETTKIIDLSNDFRLQKDAIFKDKIFVYGLPELQKEAIKKAHYIANPGCFASAIQLALLPLAHHELLKNDVHINAVTGATGAGTSLSKTTHFTWRDTNFSHYKPFTHQHLGEIHQTVQQLQTDFNSEINFMPNRGNFSRGIFATAYTKFEGNLEEAKKLYSDFYKDAKFTFVSDEEIHLKQVVNTNKCLLHLHKHEDKLLITSIIDNLLKGASGQAVQNMNLLFGFDETEGLQLKANFF